The Streptomyces pactum genome contains a region encoding:
- a CDS encoding lantibiotic dehydratase — MAWLRAVWANKDVAEALQHSSPVLAAQVRALCTAEHPARRDVQRAALSVARYLLRAQHRATPFGLFAGVATAEFGPQARAGWGEEHVAVGRAGAEWLAAVVAWLESCPDLLERLPVVANNTVTYRGDRLIVPFQPDVQDDRTRAVEASLALTGPVRAVLAGTRAPIRFGTLVDKLQAEFPEAGPEKARHLLAELIRRRVLITGLHAPSTETDALGYLVGQLDAIDAGSLAPVAETVRELHAIRAGLEKCTTHGGRDRVAAQMRDLAPGLRRHPLALDLRLDAQIVLPETVAREIERAALILTHLSIRPYGTAAWNEYHQRFYERYGIGTMVPLAEVVADSGTGYPDGYPGAPAGARRPRVSARDDALVGLAQAAVLDGRDEVILTDQQIEALDVGPDEPRLPPHLEIGVRVHAASLEELQRGRFRLEVMSVSRGAGVSTGRFLSVLALADREALVAELADLPAADGNTMPAQLSFPPLLPESAHVTRSPQVLPTVISLQEHRAPQDTVLTSEDLAVGCDGRRMYLAVPERGHRVEAIGMHALNLHTHTPPLVRFLTELSRAQCAQVTVFDWGAAAAMPFLPRLRYGRIVLTPARWRLEASELPCHARSLVEWDAAFAAWRARRRLPRRVYLVEDDRRLFLDLDEAGHRALLRRHLDRTRLTVLVEAPEPEAYGWCGGRAHEIVVPLKATRPPTWPPLPTPSRARVLSATQMQTPAASSVLLAALYCDPRRQDVLLSRHLPGLLEQLGNPPWWFIRFRDPDQHLRVRIALPDPEAFAGTARTVSAWADEVRSIGLLADLRYPTSYREMGRWGSGTAWEAAEEVFRADSRAILAQLAQPQRPGQRTLMAAHTVAIASAFLGSTAAGMRWLIDHVPPKTPAPVPRPQFTAAVRLADPSDNWAAMRHVPGGDAIVSGWADRDTALTTYRPHLPGPDTEGIAVDDVLTSLLHVHFVRHVAVNFPEEEVCLYLARAAALAWTARTRGRAS, encoded by the coding sequence GTGGCGTGGCTACGCGCGGTCTGGGCGAACAAGGACGTCGCCGAGGCACTCCAGCACTCCAGCCCGGTCCTGGCCGCGCAGGTACGGGCCCTGTGCACGGCCGAGCATCCCGCCCGCCGCGATGTGCAGCGCGCGGCGCTGTCCGTAGCCCGCTACCTGCTGCGGGCCCAGCACCGGGCCACGCCCTTCGGCCTGTTCGCCGGCGTGGCCACCGCGGAGTTCGGCCCGCAGGCGCGGGCCGGCTGGGGCGAGGAACACGTGGCCGTCGGCCGCGCGGGGGCAGAGTGGCTGGCTGCCGTAGTCGCGTGGTTGGAGTCATGCCCGGACCTCCTCGAACGGCTGCCCGTCGTCGCCAACAACACCGTGACGTACCGGGGAGACCGGCTCATCGTGCCGTTCCAGCCCGACGTCCAAGACGACCGGACTCGCGCGGTCGAGGCGTCTCTGGCCCTGACCGGACCGGTGCGCGCAGTCCTTGCCGGGACCCGGGCGCCGATCCGGTTCGGCACCCTCGTGGACAAGCTCCAGGCGGAGTTCCCTGAGGCCGGTCCCGAGAAGGCGCGTCACCTGCTGGCGGAGCTGATCCGGCGGCGGGTGCTGATCACGGGCCTGCACGCTCCGAGCACCGAGACCGACGCCCTCGGGTATCTGGTGGGCCAACTCGACGCGATCGACGCCGGGAGCCTGGCCCCGGTCGCGGAGACCGTACGCGAACTCCACGCGATCCGGGCGGGTTTGGAGAAGTGCACTACGCACGGCGGCCGGGACAGAGTCGCGGCGCAGATGCGAGACCTCGCCCCCGGCCTGCGTCGCCACCCCCTCGCGCTCGACCTCCGCCTCGACGCGCAGATCGTTCTGCCGGAAACGGTCGCCCGAGAGATCGAGCGCGCCGCTCTCATCCTGACCCACTTGAGCATCCGCCCGTACGGGACCGCCGCGTGGAACGAGTACCACCAGCGGTTCTACGAGCGGTACGGCATCGGCACGATGGTGCCGCTCGCGGAGGTCGTCGCGGACAGCGGCACTGGCTATCCCGACGGCTACCCAGGCGCTCCGGCCGGCGCACGCAGGCCCCGTGTCTCCGCTCGGGATGACGCCCTCGTAGGGCTGGCTCAGGCCGCTGTGCTCGACGGCCGTGACGAAGTGATCCTCACGGATCAACAGATTGAGGCTCTGGACGTAGGGCCCGACGAGCCTCGGCTGCCGCCGCACCTGGAGATCGGGGTGCGAGTGCATGCGGCCAGCCTGGAGGAGTTGCAGCGCGGGCGGTTCCGGCTGGAGGTCATGAGCGTGTCCCGTGGCGCCGGCGTCTCCACGGGCCGATTCCTCAGTGTGCTGGCCCTTGCTGACCGGGAGGCCCTGGTCGCCGAGCTTGCTGACCTCCCGGCCGCAGACGGCAACACCATGCCCGCGCAGCTCTCCTTCCCGCCCCTGCTCCCCGAGAGCGCCCACGTCACCCGCTCCCCACAGGTCCTGCCCACCGTGATCAGCCTTCAGGAGCACCGTGCCCCGCAGGACACCGTCCTCACCTCGGAGGACTTGGCGGTGGGGTGCGACGGCCGCCGTATGTACCTCGCCGTCCCCGAGCGAGGCCACCGCGTTGAGGCCATTGGGATGCACGCGCTGAACCTCCACACCCACACCCCGCCGCTGGTGCGGTTCCTCACCGAACTGTCCCGCGCCCAGTGCGCGCAGGTCACTGTCTTCGACTGGGGCGCCGCCGCGGCGATGCCGTTCCTTCCGCGTCTGCGGTACGGCCGCATCGTGCTGACCCCGGCGCGGTGGCGGCTGGAAGCCTCCGAACTGCCCTGCCATGCCCGCTCTCTGGTCGAGTGGGACGCCGCGTTCGCTGCCTGGCGCGCCCGGCGGAGGCTGCCGCGCCGCGTTTACCTCGTTGAGGATGACCGGCGCCTCTTCCTCGACCTCGACGAGGCCGGCCACCGTGCGCTCCTGCGCAGACACCTCGACCGCACGCGCCTGACTGTGCTGGTCGAAGCCCCGGAACCAGAGGCGTACGGCTGGTGCGGCGGGCGAGCCCACGAGATCGTAGTTCCCCTCAAGGCGACCCGACCGCCGACGTGGCCGCCTCTGCCCACCCCGAGCCGGGCCCGCGTCCTGTCGGCGACCCAGATGCAGACGCCTGCCGCGTCCTCAGTTCTTCTGGCCGCCCTGTACTGCGACCCCCGCCGCCAAGACGTCTTGCTATCCCGGCACTTGCCCGGCCTTCTCGAACAACTCGGTAACCCGCCATGGTGGTTCATCCGCTTCCGCGACCCGGACCAGCACCTCCGCGTACGCATCGCCCTCCCCGACCCGGAAGCCTTTGCTGGCACGGCCCGAACGGTGAGCGCTTGGGCCGACGAGGTACGAAGCATCGGCCTGCTGGCTGACCTGCGCTATCCCACCTCCTACCGGGAGATGGGCCGCTGGGGCTCCGGCACCGCCTGGGAGGCGGCCGAGGAGGTCTTCCGGGCGGACTCGCGCGCCATCCTGGCCCAGCTCGCGCAGCCACAGCGCCCCGGTCAGCGCACGCTGATGGCGGCCCACACCGTCGCCATCGCCTCCGCGTTCCTCGGCAGCACCGCAGCCGGGATGCGGTGGCTGATCGACCACGTCCCTCCGAAAACCCCCGCTCCCGTTCCGCGCCCGCAGTTCACCGCCGCCGTACGGCTCGCCGACCCGTCCGACAACTGGGCGGCGATGCGCCATGT